The Mustela erminea isolate mMusErm1 chromosome 10, mMusErm1.Pri, whole genome shotgun sequence genomic sequence AGGACTCCAGTGCTTTCAAATTCCCTTCCTTTGTGAAGGGAATCACAGGCTCCTACCCACGGGCCTCACCTCACTCTAGCTGTTTAGTCGAGAACAGGCAGGAGGGCGAGGCTTTTAAACCACACTAAGGCGATTCGTCCCttttgagagagatggaggaggtCCACcccggcgggggggcggggcgcggggagcggggaggggagagacCCGGATATGGCTTGGAGCCACAGCACCCCAGCACCACCAGTCCATCCCGTCTTCTTGCCGTCCGTGCAaccggcctcctcctcctcctgtgtttCCTAGTTGTTGACTGTGGCCCTCCTGACGACCTGCCCATGGGCCGAGTGGAGTACGTCACAGGCCCCGAAGTGACCACGTACAGGGCCGTGATTCAGTACCACTGTAACGAGGTCTTCTACACAATGACCCCTAACGACGGTAAGCAGCCTCTGCCAAGTTGGGGGTGCGTGCTATCTGGAAAAGGAGGCCTCCCTCACGATCTGAAAATAAACTTGAGCCGACATTTTTGGCTAAGGCTACACAAAAGATTAAAAGGCACTTCTCCCGCCCGCTAAGTGAAATATTACAGCTGAAGTGACTTTAATGTCAATTTGCAGGAATCTGAAAACAGATCTTATCTAGTAAATGACTACTACAAACACACAATATATTCCAAATGGTTTAATTTAACAAGTCAAAACCTTATCATTAAGCACTTGAGATCTTGATACATATTCAAGTTACACATCTAAAAGGTTTCCACTTTGCAAGCAAACATGGTTAGTGCAGAGACCTCCTATTTATGAAATCATGTAAAATGGTTAGACACCTCTCTTTCCCACTGATGCTCAAGAATCAACATTTTTCAAGGGGGTATTCAAGCAAATGACAACCACCTTATACATGCAGTTAAACATTTTTGCTTTTCCAATGATTTGCAGGTAAATACGTGTGTGAGGCTGATGGATTCTGGACGAGctccaaaggagaaaaatcactcCCCGTCTGTGAGCCTGGTAATGGATACATTTATACAAGAGATTCGTAATTGATGGAAAGTAGAACTGGGTGAGAGACAATCAGCAGAGCTTTAGCTGTGGTCGGCTGAAATGCAGCTTCAGCACTTGGCTCTTAAACCAAGTGGTTATTTCCAAATAATACGTTCTCATTATCCCCCTTCTGGATGGACGGAGAGGTTGCTGGGTGCTGACTGCATCAGCCACTTGGTTATTTCTGACCTTACAACTAGGCAAGcgtaaaaaattaaatgattttaaaaattatcttgaagcatttatacatttataaactcGAGTTCTGCTGTGGAGTTACTTTTCTTCCCTGTAAAACTGCTATTAAAACCCAAAGCTAATAACTTCATTATTTCCCTAAGCAATTGTTTTCAATGACATCTTAGTTTTTAAACATTAATGCAATTTGCCTTTTaataggacttaaaaaaaatttttgtttttaccagaATTGGCTCTGAGGATATGGTTGAgtacagtgatttaaaaaatcagaaaggtaGTAATATATTCATTACCCCTGTTATTTGGCTGAAattggttaaaacaaaaacaaaaaacccctacaTCTTAGCTGACACAACATTCCTAGGTTTTAAAGCCAGTACTCTGCCGCAACAGGGAACACAGTCGCTATGTTAATGAGCATATGCACTTAGCCACCGAGAATAAAATTAAGTTTGGAAGAATCAACTAGatgaaaaatagtaatttctGTTCCTGAAGGTTCCTAGCTCAACTGcaactttctgatttttaaaacacttaaatGTTCAAAGGTGAAAAGAATTTTGCAAATCCTGGGATAGTGACCTTAGTTCCTGCTTTCCCAGCACTACATGGTAAACACCCCATCATCCAAGCAGGAAAACAGAAGCAACGAGGtcatttcctttcactttctgATCACATCCCCCACTACATCAGCTCAATTTGTTTGCCCTATTAAGTAATCTTCCAAATTGTGAAGGCCAAATTGTTTTAGCCAAACAAATCAGTTTCTTAAAGTTAATCTCTCCTCTCACCTCATTCTCTGAAGAGCTAATGCCAGGAGGTTTTATTGGGTCTCCTGTGTTTTCAAAGCACCTGCTGGCTTGGGAGGAAGCCCAACCAACCCGACCTGACTTTTGGGTGACATCACACATCCTGAAGTGGTAACAACTGTGGGAAAACCCACCACCGGGTCTCTGTAAAGGCTGTGtgtgtctgcttctttccccagTGTGCGGAGTATCAACTCGTACCACGGGAGGTCGTATATACGGAGGGCAGGCGGCACGGCTCGGGGACTTCCCCTGGCAAGTGCTGTTACTAGGCCAGACCACGGCAGCAGGCGCGCTCCTGCAGGACAGCTGGATCCTAACGGCGGCGCACGCTGTGTACGCGCAGAAGGAAGCTGCCTCCTCCTTGGACATCAGACTGGGTACCCTGAAGAGACTGTCGGCTCATTACACACCAGCCTGGGCCGAGGCCATTTTTATACATGAAGATTACACTCATGGCGCTGGCTTTGATAACGACATAGCGCTGATTAAACTGAAGAACAGAGTTGCAATGAACAGCAACATCCTGCCCATCTGCTTGCCAGGAAAGGAGGCCGAATCCTTCATGAGGACAGATGACATCGGAACTGCATCAGGATGGGGGTTAACCCAGAGGGGTTTTCTTGCCAGAAATCTAATGTTTGTTGACGTACCAATTGTCGACCATCAGAAATGCACCACTGCGTACGAGAAGCTGGCCTTTCCGGGGGGGAGGGTGACAGAGAACATGCTCTGCGCTGGCTTAGAAGGTGGGGGCAAGGACAGCTGCAGAGGGGACAGTGGGGGGGCGCTAGTGTTTCTGGATAATGAGACACAGAAATGGTTTGTGGGAGGAATAGTGTCCTGGGGTTCCATTAATTGCGGGGAAGCAAATCAGTATGGAGTCTACACCAAAGTTATTAACTACATTCCCTGGATCAAGAAcataattagtaatttttaatttgtaggTCTTCAACGATTCCTTAGTTTTAAAAGTCCCTGCAAAAGCTCTTAGTAGCCATGTGGCCTGAGAGCCACGAACGTGGCAGTTGTCGCCCTAACCCCAAACCACTGCCACACCCCGGATCAGCCCGCCCTTCCCGGCACTTCTCATTCGCCAGTTTTTCACCCCTTACTCTTTGATTCAAGGGGACACAGATGATTAGGTGGGATCACCTTTGCCAATCCAACAGAAACTCACTGgttaaatatgcatttaattaCTTACAAGTCTAGTATCTTTTGTACTGTTTATCCACATTTCAACAGATTGCCTGTTCATGTTCTCTAATTTTCTACCGTTTGGGGGCTTGTTCTTATTGATTTCTAACAGAACTTTATATATTATAGCAAAGCTGGCTCACGGATAGCCttgaatcatgatttttttttttgtaaataaactggACACATGGATACTTTGGCTTAGGTGCTGACTCCCATGTTTAAAAACCAATAGCACAAATGGTGAGATAGAATTTTTCACTTATTCAAATTGGCAGACAAAAAGGAACATGGAATAGCACTATTTCACACTGTTGAAGACAATATACATTTTCTAAAGGacaatttggaaatatttgaaaagccCTGACAGCATGCATATAGTCTTTGACCTAGTAATTCCAATGTTAAGAATTTAATTTAGCTGTGAGGATGTTCTGGCACTTGGAAATATCCTGAATATAATATTCACATATAGAAAACAGCTGAATCAAATGTGGCATTTCCTTAAGAAGAAATACGTCAGAATCAAGTGTTGGTTTAACAGATAAATCTATAGCtggttttttccttcttacaATGAACATGGAAATACTTGGGCATGCTTAACAAACAACAGATCACATACCATACAATAGCTAAGTATAGAACTCATACACAATTAAGAGCTACTCACCTAGTACTCAACAACAAATTATTCTAATTATCAtgtacatcttctttttccaaaggACACAATTTAAGCCGATTTAACCTTAAAGATCTAATGCCATTTTCACTGGCTGTTCCTCCTTAAGAAGTTCTAATAGGTTAACATTTAACAAAGGGTTTCATTCTAGCCAAATAACTACCACTCATGTAAAAATTCACTGTTGACTTTTGGCCCAATTTCTCTTGTGCTCATTAAAGGGGGGGAACTTCTTGAGACTCACTTTTGAACGGTAACTTTCCATCGCCTTTGtcacatataaaaaagaaactgtatttttccAGTAAGACTCCAGACACTAAACTGTGGTGACAACAAATTTTTTATTCAACTGGTTCAAAAAGTTTTGAGAATGAATGCATTGAGATGAccaaatagacttttaaaaacaaatctttgcCAAATAGTTTACTTctagacttcattttctttttttctcttttttctagggTAGAATTAAATACCCACAGCTACTGGTACCACAAACATGTTAACAGAAGGCTGCTCCACATTGAAAGCCTTCTAAGACTGGTAACTAGATTTACAACAAGTGTAAATAAGGGATTAAAACCATGCCATTGACAAGTGAACTTACCCCTGGGCTCCTTGGAGGCTTGTCAGTTTAGTCTTTGGAGGTCCCCGAATACCATTTTAAGTGTTACCATGTTACTGCTGCTGAGTAATAGTGCAAGTGCTAAAATGCAAAATTCAGATGGTACAGGGTTTGGAAATCATGCAatttagatgcagaaaaaaaaaaattcaaacaacgCAAGATCCTTTTACAGAGGAAACTGAATAACGAAACAACGTGGCGATCACAAGTCTAAAGGACGACTTCATTTCTAACAGTTTCAAACACGCAACGTGCAAAATGACAAacctatctatcatcatctaccAGGGAAGGGCATCAGGTAGAACCGACACAAACCCGTTCACATCCTTCCATCAGAAAACAAGCTCGACTCTCACGGCAGTTACATAAAAAGTACAACAGAGAATCAGTAATTATTGCTTTGACATACTTCACAATGCATCGTGAGAGTCTAATCTGAGTTTGTAAACGATTTTATTCAACGTTACTCTAGTCCCCCACTTGTGGGGGACAAAGCCCATTTCACTTAACACTTCCAGACAGACACCCCACCCTGCTAGTTCTTAAAGCTATCAGGCTCTGTAATGGATTTCAGGCACAAGATAATTTGTGGTTTCTTCTACTTTATCCCTACTGCAATTAATTCCACTTTTCAAATCCCAAGCTAGGAAGGTGCTGATATGCCCTTCTTTTCGACTGCTATGCTTTGCTAcaaagcatttgaaaataattaacagagttcttcccactcccccaaataagaatatttttagaagGCAAGAGTCCCAATGGAGATTTATACAGGCCATGTAAATAGAACATCACCCAAACGCACAGAGGCACTAGTAAAAAGCCGGAGGGCGCTGCTTACCATTTTAGGTGCGGTCACCCAGACTTATTAAAaactagatttaaaaagaaaaaacaaaaaaacaaaaaaacaaaaaactttcacTTTGGACAATGCAAGAACAAATAGCAATTAAGTCTGGGTATCAGGTGTCAATGCATGACAGGTGAGGAATCCATCTGACTTGAGACAACTTTTCAAATAAGTTTATTTGAAGCAAAATAAACTACTGCCAAGAAACTTTATGAAAGTTCCATCTCAAAAGGGTCAAAAAAGGGGAATTAACTGCTATGAATTCTTTGCATTCAGGGCTGCAAAACAAAGACACATATTatttaaatcagttttatttaagaatttcCAACATTGACAACTCTTATAAAAAGCATCCAAGCACAGGACACAGAACTGCATCAAACAGCATTCTTATGGGTAGCTAACAGACATGAGAACTTCCACCCTTCTTTGCGACACCCCGAGCTCACTGGTGAACTCTGCTTCCAAGTACTCCTGCAAAGCACACCACAAGCTCGTCCATGTTCTCACCCCACCAGCTTCAGTTCACGTGACCACACTTACAGATCAGTAACAGAAGAGAACACACACCATACAGCATTCACAGCAGTTgacaaaggggtggggggagtacaAGTCATCGTTTCACTTAACACATTCAGCTAACGTGGGTTATCTAGGAACAAAACTCACTTAGTCTTCCAACAGATGTGGATGTCCTTTGAATGCAAAAAACATTCGTACATTATTTGCTATCATTGCTCTCTGCACACTCTCTCACCAAAGCCACAGGATTGAGAGACACATCTCGCCAAGTTAAAAAATATCCATTATGCACCACCAAGTCTCTGCACGCGCTCTCTCCTGGCCTCGCTCATACTAGCCTTTCATGCCTCGGCACCACCATCAATCCCACACAAGGTTTCAAAGTTCAAACAGCCTTCTGGATCCATATCACAGCCTTGCGTTCACAGCGTTGATACGACTCCATGAAATAAAGAGTAGCGGATAAAAATGGGACACCCACCGTCAAAGACGCAGCCTGTGCAGCGTGCTGACGAGTTCTTGAATGAGAAAGCGTGCAGACAGAAGTATTCCTATGGCAGAACATTTACAGCACTACTTTCAATGAAGTGCTTCTTCCATAAACATTTGAAATGAGATGAACTGCAGAGATTAAATGAAGGCTTCGTATTGTACTTGTGCATGTGAAGGGAGACAAGcgttaaaaaaacaagaacaaaaccagaaagaaccAAACACTGTGACACCGTCATCTCCGAGAAGGAGATCTTCCTAAGGGAAAAATCCATATGGTGGGgttcaaattaaaacaaggagaaaagaatgTAGTTCTAACCAATGGTTTCCATTTGAACATGCAAAGAATTCACTTGACAAGTCCAGGGATAAAAGAGTACAGGAGAAACCTTTTGATATCAATTGTAGTGTGTTGGTTTTTACCCATCAGGCAAACAGCAGTTCACTTTCAAACACTCAATATTTCAACCCTTTATGTAACAAAACTTATAAAATTCCtttagcttttcctctttttctaaagaaaaatgtcaaaaatactGCTGAATATACTCCACACTGAACAAaccaattttgaaaattcttagtACATATGTATCTTACAATATACTTACCATGTGTTTAGAAAAATTTGAATTCCCACCAGTCTCTACCACGCCCACTCTCTACATCCCCCAGCCAGAAGACTTAGAATCCATGCTTGAGCCAAAGCCTCCATTAAAGCCGCTGCCTGACCCTGCATTCGATGCGGATCCCCAACCAATGGCTGCACCTGAATTAGAACCGCTATAGGAGTTATTTCCAGAACCAAAGGCCTGATTTGGCTCCCGCTGCATGTTGCCTTGGCTTTGGTTGTTACCTGATGGGCCCGACTGGTTCTGCTGACTGGCCAGCATTCCCATCATGCCCCAGCTGCTCTGCAGCGCGGCCTGGGCCGCGGCCATCATCGCTGGATTAATGCTGAAAGCACCAAAGTTCATCCCTCCGCCCATATTACTTCCTTGATTGTTCCCCaggccagccccaccccctctACTGTTACCAAACCCACCCTGATTCCCAAAGCCACCTGGATTACCACCGAATCTTCCACTTCTTTCTAACTGTCTATTGCTATTGTGCTTAGGTTCAGCATTGGATATGTGGACGCTGATTCCTTTAATGATCAAGTCCTCTCCACAAAGAGACTGGGCAACCTGTAAGAAATAAGGGGCGTAGATAAGGGAGATTAAACCACTGTCTCACGCGTCAAGGTAGCAATAACACTCAGATTTCAAGCCATTGTCTAAGCTGGAGGACAAATAAGCAACGACCGCTCATTTCTTTCAAAGCCATAAAACCGCCTTTAGCTCCTGGAAGGCAGCAGGGATCTGTCAGCTTATTCTCAAGAAACAGAGTTCTCTGAGTTAACTGCCTCACACTGAAAACGTATCGCAAGGGTTTATCATGACCATCTAGACCCACCTATCCCATAGCTCAGCTAAGGACGGCAACTAGCGGCGTGGGAGAAGTTCAAGACAATTACCTAACAGAGCTGGGACAaaattattaaagagaaaaatacctgaTCGTCTGCAAATGTAACAAAGGCAAAGGCCCTGAACGGTTTGGGAATGAAGACGTCTACCACTTCCCCGTACTGGCAGAAGAACTGGCGCAGTTCGTCGGCGGTCATGTCCTCCGTGCAGCGCCCGACGAACACCTTCCTGCTTCTCAGAGGCTCGTCCGGGCTTTGCTGGGcaagtcaaaagaaaagaaaactatgagaaatatTCTACGAGCCAAGAAAAGAGGATCGAACAAAAGTTACCTGCCTTTTCTCTTAGTCATTACGAAGTAGGTACATTCTTAGTTTTCTGCGCCAGCACGTCTTTGGAAAACTTCGgtgaggaaaaacattttatttttttaaaaaaccaaatttttaagttttctctgcacccagcacggggcttgaattcacaactcttgagatcaagagtcacacacactctaccaactgagcctgccagtGGCCCccacattttaaagtttaaagttcACGACTAGCTATTTGGATTAAGGAAAGCCAATGACAGAAATGCCCTGGCAAAGACGCTAACTCTCCAAGTCAGTCCTGCTTGCCTGAAACCTAGTCAGGCCCTTGTGATAAGATTCATGTATTCTGACCGCCCTTGCATTTTACTGTGTATCTACGTAAGAAACTGTTCACGcactaaaaataacaagaataaaacaaaaaaacttttagtTTAGAGGGGTAATAAACTAAagatttcaaacaaacaaaatattcagCACACATGCAGGTACTAAGGCTTTAACAAGGCAAAAGGTTCCAGGAATCCACCAGCCACCACCTTTTCCAAGTGCATTTTAAGTGTCATTTTACAATGTCTTCTAAGGGAGTTTGTCAGCAAAAAGTCCCAAAGCAcaggaaaaaagagcaaagtaCCTTAGAATTAGGAAGTTTACAGTCACACCACCGTCCATCTATCATATGCCGCTGTGACATTACTTTAACCTGGGTTTCATATTCCGTAAAACGAACAAAGCCAAACCCCTTTGAATGACCAGTTTTAATATCCTTCTTGAcctagggagaaaaaaaacaaaaacaaaaacaaaaaccaatgaaatttactagacacccccccacaccccaaaaTCAGGTCCTTGGTAATTTGAATGCATTCAGTTTGACTGGAGTTGCCCAATCAAAATTTAAACCAAGTCgttcaagtgtctgccttcagctcaggtcatgatagaactgagccccaggttggcctccctactcagcaggaggcctgtttctctctctcccattccccctccttgtgttccctatcaaatgactaaataaaaatcttaaaaaataataataataaataaataaaacaaagtaaaacttaCACCAAGTTATTCTTGATCTATTCATTGATCTAGACCATGTTAATCGTtaaacatgggggcacctgggtggctcagtgggttaaagcctctgcctttggctcaggtcatgatcccagggtcctgggatggagccccacatcgggctctctgctcagcagggagcggcttcctcctctctctctacctgcctctccacctacttgtgatctctgtctgtcaaataaataaataaaatcttaaaaaaaaaataatcatgtcaCAAAACAGAATGTTTTAGAATGCAAAGATATATTAGATCTAATATTTACAAATCCTAagtgggaaaagcagaaaaaaataattttctttttagagtttattttagtaatctctctaaaatgtggggttccatctcacaaccttgaggtcaagagtcacatgcaccCCCAAATGAACCAGCCAAGTCCCCCcacctttaaaaataagtgcTTTTTGATCTCCCAGCAATGTAAGTTACAAAGAAATAGActatggacacctgggtggctcagtcagttaagcacctgtcttcagcccaggttataatttcagggttgtgggatcaagccctgcactgggctccctgctcagtggggagtctgcttctccctctccccttgctgctACCCCCCCTCTTGCGCttgctctgtctcaaaaaaataaaatcttaaaaaaagaaaaacaggcccTTAAACCTTTATGCAGCTGGATTTTATAACATCAAAGGCAAAAATATAGGCTATATGCCTAATGGGAAATAGTAAAACccaagtttggtttttgtttaagtatgctctaggcccaacatggggcttgaactcacaaccctgagatcaagagttgcgtactctacccactgagcccgccaggcaccccaacccatATTTCTTTTCGGCCTTCCTTATGTATGCAtgtaataaacacaaaaatactgtCTGCTGGGCATGAAGGGCCAGCAGTGTCACCAAACTACAGGAATTCTGGATGTTCATTCATGGGGAGAGAAAAATCGTTCTATGAAATCAAAGTTTACCTGAACCATGAGAACTTCTCCAAAGGtactaaaatattcttttagatCCTGTTCAGTCGTTTTCCATGGAAGACCCAACACTATTAAATCAGACGTTTTCTGGACAGCTCTTTTCACTTTCACTGCTGATGAAGCATCTGTctcatccatttttcttttgttatctaAACAAAATGAGCAGAAACCTTTCAGAACTCCTCACTTAACATGTCTTAAAACACATCAGCTCCTACACCTAACAACAATAAGCAAAAAGATTCTAAGAATAAGATATTGAAAACTTTTCGCAGAGTGAGGTCAGCTCTCACAGACAGACGGAGGGAGTAGGGGAGCGGCTGAGGGGCTCTGCTGGTGCGAAGGCACGAACTCCCACCTCTGGTTTCAAGTGATCTGAAGATTATGATGGTTTGTTCTCCCCACTCAAAAGGCACAGCGAAACAAAAATAATCCTACTTCACTCTGACTCTAAAAACatagtaagggggaaaaaaacaggctAAAAAGGCACGCTACACTTTGTGCCTATTAAATGGAGTTGCTTAATTTAATGCCTGtaactttaaaaagttgtatACCAAAAAACAATCC encodes the following:
- the TARDBP gene encoding TAR DNA-binding protein 43, with product MSEYIRVTEDENDEPIEIPSEDDGTVLLSTVTAQFPGACGLRYRNPVSQCMRGVRLVEGILHAPDAGWGNLVYVVNYPKDNKRKMDETDASSAVKVKRAVQKTSDLIVLGLPWKTTEQDLKEYFSTFGEVLMVQVKKDIKTGHSKGFGFVRFTEYETQVKVMSQRHMIDGRWCDCKLPNSKQSPDEPLRSRKVFVGRCTEDMTADELRQFFCQYGEVVDVFIPKPFRAFAFVTFADDQVAQSLCGEDLIIKGISVHISNAEPKHNSNRQLERSGRFGGNPGGFGNQGGFGNSRGGGAGLGNNQGSNMGGGMNFGAFSINPAMMAAAQAALQSSWGMMGMLASQQNQSGPSGNNQSQGNMQREPNQAFGSGNNSYSGSNSGAAIGWGSASNAGSGSGFNGGFGSSMDSKSSGWGM